The following proteins are co-located in the Myroides profundi genome:
- the aroC gene encoding chorismate synthase — protein sequence MAGNTYGNRFRVTTFGESHGVAIGGIIDGCPAGIELDLEQIQLELDRRKPGQSKIVTQRKEADEVKFLSGIFEGKTTGTPIGFVIENTNSKSKDYDHIKDIYRPSHADYVYDEKYGHRDHRGGGRSSARETASRVVAGAIAKQVLKEIKITAYVSSVGDIAVEKKYSELDFNEIENNPVRCADPIKAVEMETLIKEVKKDGDSIGGTIICVVQNVPVGLGEPVFDRLDADLAKAMLGINAVKGVEFGRGFEGTKMRGSQHNDSILPDGSTTTNNAGGIVGGISNGMDIYFKVAFKPTATLMKDQQSINTAHEVVTVQGKGRHDACVLPRAVPIVEAMTAITLLDFYIEQFGFKRK from the coding sequence ATGGCAGGTAATACTTATGGCAATAGATTTAGAGTAACTACTTTCGGTGAATCTCATGGAGTAGCGATCGGTGGTATTATAGACGGTTGTCCAGCAGGAATAGAGTTAGATTTAGAACAAATCCAGTTGGAATTAGACAGACGTAAACCAGGTCAATCTAAGATAGTTACACAGCGAAAAGAAGCAGATGAAGTAAAGTTTCTTTCAGGAATATTTGAAGGGAAGACAACAGGTACTCCTATTGGTTTTGTAATTGAAAATACAAATTCAAAATCAAAGGATTATGATCATATCAAAGATATTTATCGTCCAAGCCATGCAGATTATGTATATGATGAAAAATATGGACATCGTGACCACAGAGGAGGTGGGCGTAGTTCTGCTCGTGAGACTGCCAGTAGAGTAGTAGCGGGAGCAATAGCAAAGCAAGTATTAAAAGAAATAAAAATAACAGCTTATGTATCTTCAGTAGGAGATATTGCTGTTGAGAAAAAATACAGTGAATTAGATTTTAACGAGATAGAGAACAATCCTGTTCGTTGTGCTGATCCTATTAAAGCAGTAGAGATGGAGACTTTAATTAAGGAAGTCAAAAAAGATGGGGATTCTATAGGAGGAACTATTATATGCGTGGTACAGAATGTGCCTGTAGGATTAGGAGAACCTGTGTTTGACCGACTTGATGCTGATTTGGCTAAAGCTATGCTAGGGATCAATGCTGTTAAAGGAGTAGAGTTTGGTCGTGGTTTTGAAGGGACAAAGATGAGAGGTAGCCAACATAATGATTCTATTCTTCCTGATGGCTCTACAACAACAAATAATGCAGGAGGAATCGTAGGAGGTATAAGTAACGGAATGGATATCTATTTCAAAGTTGCTTTTAAACCAACAGCTACTTTAATGAAAGATCAACAATCCATCAATACCGCACATGAAGTGGTGACTGTACAAGGGAAAGGAAGACATGACGCGTGTGTATTACCACGTGCAGTACCTATTGTGGAAGCGATGACTGCAATTACTCTTCTAGATTTTTATATTGAACAGTTTGGATTCAAAAGAAAATAG
- a CDS encoding formimidoylglutamase, whose protein sequence is MNKQKLVLFKKTDLVALTKFRSGEIKFGERVHTLESEENWHSELAATDAKYAIIGIPEDIGVKANLGRTGTSSAWQNFLNSLLNIQHNRFCKGSWTTLIGHLDFSEEQKEAEQLDPNNREDRKRLFELVSRIDKEVSHTIAKIVKAGKIPIVIGGGHNNAYGNIKGLALAKGKAINVINFDAHTDFRPLEGRHSGNGFSYAFEEGFLKNYFIFGLHENYTSKTVFGDIKLHADRVKYNTYEQIRIRKEKSFDTELLTAQRHIENNTYGIEIDLDAVPLVASSAITPTGFSAERLRQFIHYFAKSKNVGYIHICEGAPSLDFEQNSHLVGKLITYLVTDFIKSNTEKL, encoded by the coding sequence ATGAACAAACAAAAACTAGTGTTATTTAAGAAAACTGATTTGGTTGCCTTGACCAAATTCAGAAGTGGAGAAATCAAATTTGGAGAAAGAGTTCACACTTTAGAATCAGAAGAGAATTGGCATAGCGAATTAGCTGCTACAGACGCTAAATATGCTATTATTGGTATTCCTGAAGATATAGGTGTAAAAGCGAATCTAGGTCGTACAGGTACTTCTTCTGCTTGGCAAAATTTCTTAAACAGCCTTTTAAATATTCAACACAACAGATTCTGTAAAGGAAGCTGGACTACGTTAATTGGCCATTTAGATTTCAGTGAAGAGCAAAAAGAAGCAGAACAACTAGATCCTAATAATCGAGAAGATCGCAAAAGACTCTTCGAATTAGTGTCTCGTATAGATAAAGAAGTGTCACATACCATCGCTAAAATTGTAAAAGCAGGCAAGATACCTATTGTTATAGGTGGTGGACACAATAATGCTTACGGTAACATTAAAGGACTTGCCTTAGCAAAAGGCAAAGCGATTAATGTAATCAACTTTGATGCGCATACAGATTTTAGACCACTAGAAGGAAGACATAGTGGTAACGGGTTTTCTTATGCATTCGAAGAAGGTTTTTTAAAGAACTATTTTATCTTCGGTCTTCATGAGAACTATACTTCTAAGACTGTTTTTGGGGATATAAAACTTCATGCGGACCGCGTTAAGTATAATACTTATGAGCAAATACGCATTCGCAAAGAGAAATCTTTTGACACCGAATTGCTAACAGCTCAACGACATATCGAAAACAATACTTACGGTATCGAAATAGACTTAGATGCTGTGCCACTAGTAGCTAGTAGTGCTATCACTCCTACAGGCTTCTCTGCTGAGAGACTGAGACAGTTCATTCACTACTTTGCTAAATCTAAGAATGTAGGATATATTCACATTTGTGAAGGGGCTCCTTCTTTAGATTTCGAACAGAACAGCCATCTTGTAGGAAAGTTAATCACTTATTTAGTAACAGATTTTATCAAGTCAAATACAGAAAAACTTTAA
- the hutI gene encoding imidazolonepropionase, with amino-acid sequence MKTLIKNIKEILQVRNEAIEKVSGADMATLPKLDNAYLLIEHDLIADYGTMDTCPNENEMDQVIDATGKTILPTWVDSHTHLVYAGNRELEFVDRINGLSYEEIFNRGGGILNSAKKLQETSEEDLYEQSRKRLEEVISQGTGAVEIKSGYGLTVEAELKMLRVIKKLKENYPIAIKATFLGAHAFPTEYKDNHQGYIDLIVNEMIPAIAKENLAEYVDAFLETGYFSCEETERIIKAGQEHGLIAKVHVNQFTAIGGIETCVKNGALSVDHLEIVTDEDIEILKDSKTMPVALPTCSFFISIPYTPARKMLEAGLPLALASDSNPGTTPSGNMNFVVATACIKMKMTPEEAINAATINGAYAMGLQQEYGSITKGKKASLIITKPLNSFYELPYAFGSNLIDQVILNGQIQK; translated from the coding sequence ATGAAAACACTAATTAAGAATATAAAAGAAATACTACAAGTTAGAAATGAAGCTATAGAGAAAGTATCAGGAGCTGATATGGCAACTTTACCTAAGCTAGACAATGCATATCTACTTATTGAACACGACTTGATAGCAGATTATGGTACGATGGACACTTGTCCTAATGAGAATGAAATGGATCAAGTAATAGATGCTACTGGGAAAACGATCTTACCTACATGGGTAGATAGTCATACACACTTAGTCTATGCTGGTAATAGAGAATTAGAGTTCGTTGACCGCATCAATGGTCTTAGTTATGAAGAGATCTTCAACAGAGGTGGTGGTATCTTAAACTCTGCAAAGAAACTACAAGAAACTTCAGAAGAAGATTTATATGAACAATCGCGCAAACGTTTAGAAGAAGTAATTAGTCAAGGTACTGGAGCTGTTGAAATTAAATCTGGATATGGTCTTACTGTTGAAGCAGAGCTTAAAATGCTACGCGTGATTAAAAAACTAAAAGAAAACTACCCTATCGCGATTAAAGCAACTTTCTTAGGGGCTCACGCCTTCCCTACTGAATATAAAGATAACCACCAAGGTTATATTGATCTTATAGTCAATGAAATGATTCCTGCTATTGCTAAAGAAAACTTAGCAGAATATGTAGACGCTTTCTTAGAGACAGGTTATTTCTCTTGTGAAGAAACAGAGCGTATCATTAAAGCAGGACAAGAACACGGGCTTATTGCTAAAGTTCACGTTAACCAATTTACAGCTATTGGCGGAATCGAAACTTGTGTAAAAAATGGTGCGCTATCAGTAGATCACCTAGAAATAGTAACAGACGAAGATATCGAAATCCTAAAAGACAGTAAGACAATGCCTGTAGCCTTGCCTACATGTTCTTTCTTTATCTCTATTCCTTATACGCCTGCTAGAAAGATGTTAGAAGCAGGTCTACCACTAGCTTTAGCCTCTGATTCTAACCCTGGTACTACACCGTCTGGAAATATGAACTTTGTCGTAGCTACAGCATGTATCAAAATGAAAATGACTCCTGAAGAAGCAATTAATGCAGCTACAATAAATGGAGCTTATGCAATGGGACTACAACAAGAGTACGGTAGTATAACAAAAGGCAAAAAAGCTAGTTTAATTATCACAAAACCACTAAATTCATTTTATGAATTACCTTATGCTTTTGGTTCCAACCTTATAGACCAGGTAATTCTAAATGGACAAATACAAAAATAA
- a CDS encoding PLP-dependent aminotransferase family protein, with translation MLRPWPLQIQISNTEKKAIYLQIADAIIEAIKTGQLKEEEALPGSRKLAEILGVNRNTVIEAYDVLLSEGWINSKSRSGTFVSKLAEINATPLKKKPIVNDSHKAIHYNISVDDGNPDTTIAPVEELARAYRQIFKRKGKWQMMGYSSPLGLFEFREHISKMLNHWRGMQVTAEEICISRGSQMAMYLIAQVLLKKDDYIIVEHPGYRKAWHTFEHAGARLLYADVDEQGINIDQVERLLKENKKIKAIYITPHHQYPTTATLSLQRRYKLIELSNLYNFTIIEDDYDYEFHYGHRPIMPISSLPNNQNYVYIGTLSKVVAPSLRIGYIATNSDLILKIGELRSIIDVQGDNIMEQAILQLMEDGTIRKHLKKAHSYYKNKRDITANLLDKNLNEQVNYTIADGGLAIWLVPKKETDWDKLKKKLDLDKIAFMGPERFSYSEKLQGIRFSFGSLSERQIEEAILCLKRHL, from the coding sequence ATGCTTAGACCTTGGCCGTTACAGATACAAATCAGTAATACAGAAAAAAAAGCTATTTATCTTCAGATAGCTGATGCTATCATAGAAGCTATAAAAACAGGGCAACTAAAAGAAGAAGAAGCTTTACCTGGTAGTAGAAAATTAGCAGAGATCTTAGGAGTAAACAGAAATACTGTTATAGAAGCCTATGATGTATTATTAAGTGAAGGTTGGATCAATTCTAAATCTCGCAGTGGTACTTTCGTCTCTAAACTTGCTGAGATAAATGCTACTCCTCTAAAAAAGAAACCTATAGTGAATGATAGCCATAAAGCGATTCATTATAATATCAGTGTTGATGATGGAAATCCGGACACAACTATTGCTCCTGTAGAAGAACTAGCTAGAGCTTATCGCCAAATATTTAAACGAAAAGGAAAGTGGCAGATGATGGGGTATTCATCTCCATTAGGGTTATTTGAGTTTAGAGAACATATTAGTAAGATGCTTAATCATTGGCGTGGAATGCAAGTAACTGCTGAGGAAATATGTATTTCTAGAGGAAGCCAAATGGCCATGTATCTTATCGCTCAAGTATTATTAAAGAAAGATGACTATATCATAGTGGAACACCCTGGGTATAGAAAGGCATGGCACACATTTGAGCATGCTGGAGCTAGATTACTGTATGCTGATGTAGATGAACAAGGTATAAATATAGATCAGGTAGAACGCCTTCTAAAAGAAAACAAAAAAATTAAAGCGATCTATATCACCCCACACCATCAATACCCAACTACAGCAACCCTTAGTTTACAAAGAAGGTATAAACTAATAGAGCTATCTAATCTCTATAATTTTACAATTATAGAAGATGATTACGATTATGAGTTTCACTATGGACATAGACCCATTATGCCAATAAGTAGTTTACCTAATAATCAAAACTATGTATATATAGGAACTTTGAGTAAAGTCGTAGCTCCTTCTCTTCGTATCGGTTATATAGCTACCAATAGTGATCTAATCCTAAAAATAGGAGAGCTAAGAAGTATCATCGATGTACAAGGTGACAATATAATGGAACAAGCTATCTTACAATTAATGGAGGATGGGACAATAAGAAAGCATTTAAAAAAAGCACATAGCTACTATAAAAACAAGAGAGATATAACTGCCAATTTACTAGATAAAAACCTTAACGAACAAGTAAATTATACAATCGCTGATGGAGGATTAGCAATCTGGTTAGTTCCTAAAAAAGAGACAGATTGGGATAAACTTAAAAAGAAACTAGACTTAGATAAAATTGCTTTTATGGGCCCCGAAAGGTTCTCCTATAGCGAGAAATTACAAGGGATTAGATTTAGTTTCGGATCGTTGTCAGAACGACAAATAGAAGAAGCTATCCTTTGCTTAAAAAGACATTTATAA
- a CDS encoding GNAT family N-acetyltransferase has translation MIIIKPFTKTDIPLIIDWNFTEEELLQFGGTAFTYPLTEDQVEQFLKVENSLFFKAIDSDNETTIGVGEIILMENNATKLARIVVGDRNNRGKGYGQKMMQAFVDYCLNDIQSDSVILNVFDWNIGAIKCYEKIGFTFADVPMRSFDLPNGEQWFSKQMNYIKK, from the coding sequence ATGATTATAATAAAACCATTTACGAAAACTGATATTCCATTAATTATAGATTGGAATTTTACGGAAGAAGAACTACTTCAATTTGGAGGAACTGCATTTACTTACCCTCTAACAGAGGATCAAGTCGAACAATTCTTAAAAGTCGAAAATTCTTTATTCTTTAAAGCAATCGATAGTGATAATGAGACTACAATTGGAGTAGGTGAAATTATTTTAATGGAGAATAATGCTACTAAACTAGCTCGTATAGTAGTAGGTGATCGAAACAATAGAGGAAAAGGATATGGACAAAAGATGATGCAAGCCTTTGTAGATTATTGTCTAAATGACATTCAAAGTGATTCTGTTATCCTTAATGTATTTGATTGGAATATTGGAGCTATTAAATGTTATGAAAAAATAGGCTTTACCTTTGCTGATGTTCCTATGAGAAGTTTTGATCTACCGAACGGAGAACAATGGTTTAGTAAACAAATGAACTACATTAAAAAGTAA
- the corA gene encoding magnesium/cobalt transporter CorA: MRRVKYKKARKLQPNSLEYAGSFPEVPISMQLFIYDENTFEEYNDLSLKEIEEILIAASPHAIKWFNLHGLHDIDLLKEVGNFFHIESYIMAEILNFSRRTRVEELDNTLFFSVKAILPYSNEDILVGIEQISFILQENVLLSFQEKRGAFFNLIRERIRTKTGQIRRKDSGYLLYGLLDSLMESYFVTLDLIEDNVEQILLEARTKYHKQILVSIEEYTQQLQEVKRAIIPLREVLYNLKTQHDKKNVECQISRSSIVFFDRLQYKSYEMLDQIDYNLNKLDSATNYYFSSQSNRMNEIMKVLTIVSVVFIPLTFIVGVYGMNFENMPELKTENGYFYTLWVMLGLVVLMITYFKWRKWF; encoded by the coding sequence GTGAGACGAGTTAAATATAAGAAAGCTAGAAAACTTCAACCAAATTCTTTAGAATATGCAGGTTCTTTCCCAGAAGTACCTATTTCTATGCAATTGTTCATTTATGATGAGAATACGTTCGAGGAGTACAATGATTTAAGTCTGAAGGAAATAGAAGAGATATTGATAGCAGCATCTCCTCATGCTATAAAATGGTTTAACTTACATGGACTGCATGATATAGATTTATTAAAAGAAGTAGGTAACTTTTTTCATATAGAGTCTTATATCATGGCAGAGATTCTAAATTTCTCTAGAAGAACTAGAGTGGAGGAGTTAGATAATACATTATTCTTTAGTGTTAAGGCTATTTTGCCGTATTCTAATGAAGATATTTTAGTAGGGATTGAACAGATAAGCTTTATCCTTCAAGAGAATGTACTGTTGTCATTTCAAGAAAAAAGAGGTGCGTTCTTTAATTTGATCAGAGAGCGTATTAGAACCAAAACAGGACAAATAAGAAGAAAAGATTCAGGATATCTATTATATGGATTACTAGATTCACTCATGGAGAGTTATTTCGTAACCTTAGACTTGATAGAAGATAATGTAGAACAAATCCTATTAGAAGCTAGAACTAAATATCACAAGCAAATTCTGGTAAGTATAGAAGAATATACTCAACAACTACAAGAGGTGAAGAGGGCTATTATACCGCTAAGAGAAGTGTTATACAATCTAAAAACACAACATGATAAAAAGAATGTAGAGTGCCAGATTAGCAGAAGTAGTATTGTTTTCTTTGATCGATTACAGTATAAAAGCTATGAAATGCTTGATCAAATCGATTATAATTTGAATAAATTAGATAGTGCTACCAACTATTATTTCTCATCTCAGAGCAATCGAATGAATGAGATCATGAAGGTATTGACTATTGTCTCTGTAGTCTTTATTCCGCTAACGTTTATCGTTGGAGTATATGGAATGAACTTTGAGAATATGCCAGAATTAAAAACAGAGAATGGATATTTCTATACTTTATGGGTAATGTTAGGTTTGGTTGTTTTAATGATTACCTATTTTAAATGGAGAAAATGGTTCTAA
- a CDS encoding HAMP domain-containing sensor histidine kinase, whose protein sequence is MNLRTRLTTYSTIVFGIVFFIASLIIFLAYFSKTQESVFNNLKNTTLLSAIYYLEQDELSHTEHSVVKEEFRATIQSKNVAVYNFSNQLSYGALVNDPVLTNAILSKTRTDKSHRFKANDFFYYGIYYPDNQGDFVVYTRESTADFMNQMKSLILILCIVLVGGLLAIYFLSKYISNIAYKPLKNIVQQVNEVNYSNLENGIEVPKTNDELEELISTYNNLLIRLSETFLIQKNFINYVSHEFKTPLTAISGNLEVFAQKERSPEEYNQVVKEALKNVYKIENILSNLLLLSGLKNTEKDASLFRIDEIIWNIYEALQDKLTELQTTLQININVNDFTKLEYKGNETLIHLALYNIVENAVKYSNSKPITIDLSLQNNRLKLSVEDQGKGISEEELAFIKQTFYRGKNVGEIKGSGIGLSLATIIFEQHRIQFDITSQLEQGTVISLIF, encoded by the coding sequence ATGAATTTACGCACTCGTCTTACCACATACAGTACTATAGTATTCGGTATAGTATTTTTTATTGCATCACTTATTATATTCTTAGCTTACTTCTCTAAGACACAAGAGTCTGTGTTTAACAATCTGAAGAATACTACTCTCCTATCTGCAATATATTACTTAGAACAAGACGAGCTATCTCATACAGAGCATTCTGTTGTAAAAGAAGAGTTTAGAGCTACTATTCAGTCTAAAAATGTAGCTGTATATAACTTTAGTAATCAGTTATCCTATGGAGCTCTAGTTAATGATCCTGTACTGACAAACGCTATTTTAAGCAAAACGAGAACAGATAAATCACATCGATTTAAAGCAAATGACTTTTTCTATTACGGAATATATTACCCTGATAATCAAGGGGATTTTGTAGTCTATACGAGAGAGTCTACAGCTGACTTTATGAATCAGATGAAAAGCCTTATTCTTATCCTATGCATTGTACTTGTAGGAGGATTACTAGCCATTTATTTCTTAAGTAAATACATCTCTAATATTGCCTATAAGCCTCTTAAGAATATCGTTCAACAGGTAAATGAAGTAAACTACTCTAATCTAGAAAACGGGATAGAAGTACCAAAAACAAATGATGAATTAGAAGAATTAATCTCTACTTATAACAACCTATTAATAAGGCTATCTGAAACATTCTTGATTCAAAAGAACTTTATTAACTATGTTTCTCATGAGTTTAAGACTCCCCTTACAGCTATCAGTGGTAACCTAGAGGTTTTTGCTCAGAAAGAACGTTCTCCTGAAGAATATAATCAAGTAGTCAAAGAAGCTTTAAAAAATGTTTACAAAATAGAGAATATCTTAAGTAACCTTCTTTTATTATCAGGATTAAAAAACACAGAGAAAGATGCTAGTCTATTTAGAATAGACGAGATAATCTGGAATATATATGAAGCACTACAAGATAAGTTAACAGAGCTACAGACCACATTACAAATCAATATCAATGTAAATGACTTCACTAAACTAGAATATAAAGGTAATGAAACGCTAATCCATCTAGCCTTATACAATATTGTCGAAAATGCTGTAAAATACTCTAATAGCAAGCCTATTACGATAGATCTGTCTCTTCAAAATAACAGACTTAAGTTAAGTGTAGAAGATCAAGGAAAGGGTATATCTGAAGAAGAATTAGCTTTTATAAAACAAACATTCTATAGAGGAAAGAATGTAGGCGAAATTAAAGGTAGTGGTATAGGACTGTCCCTTGCTACTATTATCTTTGAGCAACATCGTATTCAATTTGATATTACTTCTCAGTTAGAACAAGGAACAGTTATTTCTTTAATTTTTTAA
- a CDS encoding LLM class flavin-dependent oxidoreductase, translated as MEIGISMFGDLKFDKQNNSYQSSTQRINEIIEEVKLMDEVGLDVFGIGEHHRKDYAVSTPDIILAGVATVTKNIKLTSAVTVLSSNDPVRVYQSFSTIDAMSNGRAEITVGRGSFIESFPLFGYDLNDYNELFTEKLNLLLNINAIDEPLTWTGKHRASLKEQQVFPRSEQPMDIWIAAGGTPESVLRAAKLGLPLVFAIIGGMPEQYKPFFDYYKQEYINAGHDISKMQIATHSHGLVGVDGNALAKDYFPVYKEQMDRIGASRGWQPYTYEQYEGGRSRDGALFIGDVDQVVDKILYHQEMFGLTRWLMHSDLGAPDHLTQMKNIELLGTKIAPAVKKALRK; from the coding sequence ATGGAAATAGGAATTAGCATGTTTGGGGATTTAAAATTCGACAAACAAAACAATAGTTATCAGTCAAGTACACAACGTATAAATGAGATTATAGAAGAGGTTAAATTAATGGATGAAGTAGGACTGGATGTTTTCGGTATAGGAGAACATCACCGTAAAGATTACGCAGTCTCTACTCCAGATATCATATTAGCCGGAGTAGCTACTGTAACTAAGAATATAAAATTAACAAGTGCAGTAACAGTATTAAGTTCTAATGATCCTGTGCGCGTGTATCAATCATTCTCTACTATAGACGCAATGTCTAATGGTAGAGCAGAGATTACGGTGGGACGTGGAAGTTTTATAGAGTCATTCCCTTTATTTGGATATGATCTTAATGACTACAATGAGTTGTTTACAGAAAAACTTAATTTGTTGTTGAATATCAATGCTATAGATGAACCATTGACATGGACAGGAAAACACAGAGCTTCTCTAAAAGAACAGCAGGTCTTTCCACGAAGTGAACAGCCAATGGATATATGGATTGCGGCAGGTGGAACACCAGAGTCTGTATTAAGAGCGGCTAAATTAGGATTACCACTTGTGTTTGCTATTATTGGTGGAATGCCAGAACAATATAAACCATTCTTCGATTATTATAAACAAGAGTATATCAATGCAGGTCATGATATTAGTAAGATGCAGATCGCTACTCACTCACATGGATTAGTAGGAGTAGATGGAAATGCGTTAGCTAAAGATTATTTCCCTGTATATAAAGAGCAGATGGATAGGATAGGAGCATCACGTGGATGGCAACCTTACACTTATGAGCAGTATGAAGGAGGAAGAAGTAGAGACGGCGCTTTATTCATAGGAGATGTAGATCAAGTAGTAGATAAAATTTTATATCATCAAGAGATGTTTGGATTAACACGTTGGTTAATGCATAGTGACTTAGGAGCACCTGATCACTTAACACAGATGAAAAATATAGAACTATTAGGTACTAAAATAGCTCCTGCAGTTAAAAAAGCTTTGCGTAAATAA
- a CDS encoding response regulator transcription factor: protein MNILLVEDDSRISDFIVKGLKENGMQVQLAASGEEARDFILNADWDLILMDIMLPGIDGIQLTKMIRFKKNYTPILILSALSETTDKISALDSGADDYLTKPFHFSELLSRINALTRRTKFNYEKKDHIYICSDLKLDPEKHLVTQGGKTIDLSPREYKLLLFLLENKDRVVSRMQILERVWGIQFDTNTNVVDVYISYLRSKIDESKVKMIHTIKGTGYMLQE from the coding sequence TTGAATATATTACTTGTCGAAGACGATTCTCGCATTAGCGATTTTATCGTCAAAGGTTTAAAAGAAAATGGTATGCAAGTACAACTTGCTGCTTCTGGAGAAGAGGCAAGAGATTTTATTCTTAATGCCGATTGGGATCTTATCTTGATGGATATTATGCTTCCAGGTATAGATGGTATTCAGTTGACCAAAATGATTCGTTTTAAAAAGAACTATACCCCTATACTGATATTAAGTGCTCTAAGCGAAACCACTGATAAGATATCTGCTCTAGACAGTGGCGCAGATGACTATCTAACGAAGCCATTTCACTTTAGCGAATTACTATCGAGAATTAATGCTTTGACAAGACGAACTAAATTTAACTACGAAAAGAAAGACCATATTTACATCTGTAGTGACCTAAAACTAGACCCTGAGAAACACCTAGTTACACAAGGAGGTAAAACAATAGACCTGTCTCCTAGAGAATACAAATTATTACTTTTCTTATTAGAAAATAAAGATCGCGTAGTCTCTAGGATGCAGATTCTAGAACGTGTATGGGGAATACAATTTGATACCAATACTAATGTAGTAGATGTCTATATATCTTACCTCAGAAGTAAAATAGATGAATCTAAAGTAAAAATGATACACACCATAAAAGGAACTGGCTATATGCTACAAGAATAA